The Cellulosimicrobium cellulans genome contains the following window.
GTCCAGCGGGTACGACCTCGGGGAGGGAACATCCGACCCGGTGGCCGCGTTGGGTCTGCTGCGCGAGGCCATCGCGGACGGGGCGATGGTCTGGCTCGAGGTGGTGGGGCCGACCGGAGGGCAGGACCGCCGCCGCGTCCGACCCCTCACCCTCGACGCGGGACGGCTGCGCGCGCAGGACCCGGCGCGCGACGCCGAGCTCACGGTCGCGGTCCACCGCATCGCCTCCGTCACCCCGGACGCCCCGCCGAGGTAGAGCCCTGGTCACGACCACGCCTCCACCTCGCGGCACCACGGTTCTACCTCGGCAAGGAGACACATGACCGACGGACCCCTCATCGTCCAGAGCGACAAGTCGCTGCTGCTCGAGGTCGACCACCCCCGCGCCGACGACGCGCGGCGGGCCATCGCGCCGTTCGCCGAGCTCGAGCGCGCCCCCGAGCACGTCCACACCTACCGGCTCACGCCGCTCGGCCTGTGGAACGCGCGCGCGGCCGGGCACGACGCCGAGCAGGTCGTCAACACGCTCATCGAGTACTCGCGCTACCCGGTGCCGCACGCGCTGCTCGTCGACGTCGCGGAGACCATGTCGCGGTACGGGCGGCTCACGCTCGCGCAGCACCCGACGCACGGGCTCGTGCTCGAGGCGACGGACCGCGCCGTCCTCGCCGAGGTCCTCAAGTCCAAGCGCACCGCCGGGCTGGTGGGCGACCGGATCGACGACACGACCGTCGTCGTGCACCCGTCCGAGCGCGGCCACCTCAAGCAGGTCCTCGTGAAGCTCGGCTGGCCCGCCGAGGACCTCGCGGGGTACGTCGACGGCGAGAAGCACGCCATCGCGCTCAGCCCGACGACGCCGCCGCGCGTCGAGGGCGAGGAGCCGAAGCCCTGGGAGATGCGCCCGTACCAGGCCCAGGCCGTGGACGGGTTCTGGCACGGCGGCAGCGGCGTCGTCGTGCTGCCGTGCGGCGCGGGCAAGACGATCGTCGGCGCGGGCGCCATGGCGAAGTCCGGGACGACGACGCTCATCCTCGTGACGAACACCGTGAGCGCGCGGCAGTGGCGCGACGAGCTCGTGCGGCGCACGACGCTCACCGAGGACGAGATCGGCGAGTACTCCGGTGCGCGCAAGGAGATCAAGCCCGTCACGATCGCGACCTACCAGGTGCTGACGACCAAGCGGAAGGGCGTGTACACGCACCTCGAGCTGCTCGACGCGCGCGACTGGGGCCTCGTGGTCTACGACGAGGTGCACCTGCTGCCCGCGCCGATCTTCCGCATGACGGCGGACCTCCAGGCGCGCCGCCGCCTCGGGCTCACCGCGACGCTCGTGCGCGAGGACGGCCGCGAGGACGAGGTGTTCTCGCTCATCGGGCCCAAGCGGTACGACGCCCCGTGGAAGGACATCGAGGCGCAGGGGTACATCGCGCCCGCGGACTGCGTGGAGGTGCGCCTCACGCTGCCCGAGTCCGACCGCATGACGTACGCCGTCGCTGAACCGGAGGACAAGTACCGGCTCGCCGCCACCGCCGCGGGCAAGAACCGGGTCGTGGAGCAGATCGTCGCGCAGCACCCGGACGACCAGGTGCTCGTGATCGGCCAGTACCTGGACCAGCTCGAGGAGCTGAGCAACCACCTCGACGCGCCGCTCATCACGGGTGCGACGACGGTCCGCGAGCGCCAGCGCCTCTTCGAGGCGTTCCGCTCGGGCGAGATCTCGCGGCTGGTCGTGTCGAAGGTCGCGAACTTCTCCATCGACCTGCCCGAGGCGTCCGTCGCGATCCAGGTCTCGGGGTCGTTCGGGTCCCGCCAGGAGGAGGCCCAGCGCCTCGGCCGCGTCATG
Protein-coding sequences here:
- a CDS encoding DNA repair helicase XPB; this encodes MTDGPLIVQSDKSLLLEVDHPRADDARRAIAPFAELERAPEHVHTYRLTPLGLWNARAAGHDAEQVVNTLIEYSRYPVPHALLVDVAETMSRYGRLTLAQHPTHGLVLEATDRAVLAEVLKSKRTAGLVGDRIDDTTVVVHPSERGHLKQVLVKLGWPAEDLAGYVDGEKHAIALSPTTPPRVEGEEPKPWEMRPYQAQAVDGFWHGGSGVVVLPCGAGKTIVGAGAMAKSGTTTLILVTNTVSARQWRDELVRRTTLTEDEIGEYSGARKEIKPVTIATYQVLTTKRKGVYTHLELLDARDWGLVVYDEVHLLPAPIFRMTADLQARRRLGLTATLVREDGREDEVFSLIGPKRYDAPWKDIEAQGYIAPADCVEVRLTLPESDRMTYAVAEPEDKYRLAATAAGKNRVVEQIVAQHPDDQVLVIGQYLDQLEELSNHLDAPLITGATTVRERQRLFEAFRSGEISRLVVSKVANFSIDLPEASVAIQVSGSFGSRQEEAQRLGRVMRPKSDGRTAHFYAVVARDTVDQDFAAHRQRFLAEQGYAYRIVDAEDLGVVQ